Proteins encoded by one window of Brienomyrus brachyistius isolate T26 chromosome 1, BBRACH_0.4, whole genome shotgun sequence:
- the LOC125731271 gene encoding uncharacterized protein LOC125731271 isoform X4 — protein sequence MEFAGESLHFGGSAPLGSHESQPWEQDMRVEARQPERRASVSSEESDIEAPPVIARKVSFADAFGLDLVSVKEFDTWNTPTPAAVSPSDHSSLQDSEEYCLSHLFAVPSSAEELRRILQEQKVQLEHVELLPGTTSLRGTIRVLNLCFDKQVYARTTLDKWGSRFDLLAEFVPGSSDGETDRFSFMFSLMPPSEGQRGRVEFCLRYETTMGTFWDNNGGRNYVLFYDRRTVRDMKAQVQEELFQPNKKSCLKASRDSPADFHLAKTPVEIPDATGIDKDVGSAGTQLEEGQESEGCDWHSARRSRRRMARLVQLQDHFSRREAEPVRAITPEPPAVGVSPSESATPCPPGQCKSDEQAQSHPQATLPLGDADSKSRQAASMPTDPWESFLSIDNTVHATALEMATSSSPFLDLPPSCLQDVISQLDFSSRPPVLMENHEGCCTRGSDWHPLWGDLEVEICRVNTKGSYSGRDDRLLGHDPHVESESHEGSCSQTELYKEDADVRGSREQAGAIRGGDSNAQLNSAALPVGHLTAIAVDHFPVSSLMTPVTGIHCPTENDKAGFLLGGRRGASEKDEPADKIQNTAAKEEISLGEADDRLTEKDKIVSCSPEVAVREPIDNLVDISPGGLVNHSVKMAVDVLVNQSSDISAAELISNSTEISAEELVDKLAKISTSELVNHSAEIGADEKIDHSAEMTACELADNSAEISAVQLLHHSSEISAGELADNSAEITAVQLVDYLTEISASEQVDYSVNHSNKMIDKLLDHSSEITAGELADNSAEIRAVQLLHHSAEISADELVDNSVEITAVELVDYLTEISASEQVDYSVKITPSDAVNHSDKMVVDELVKHSAKISADEHGDNSSEITAGELADNSAENSAVQLVHHSAEISADELVDNSVEITADELVEYLTEISASEQVDYSVKITPSEAVNHSDKMVVDEFVKHSAEISADELADNSAEISTIQLVHHSAEISADELVENSDEITTVELVEYLTEISTSEQVDYSVKITSSEPVNHSDKMVVDELFKHSAEISADEHGDHSAEITADELVDNSVNHSDKIIDKLLDHSSEISADELVDNSAEITAVELVHYSAEISVNGLNKDAIKMIPGNITSNQPVGHSDRIHPGQVIDHIVQCYGDHSEWRVDTSGTSQSATLHLLNTNSVERILLEYKEDRTMSPITDSLVYNRDCHTEMDIVNIPQELSIQDEEKEATRDEGDCGRSQANDPDERQQVDAYRLRDIEKVKRRMENASRGKEGGEVTRGRERSHAARETVVLLHAKGRGFLSTKSKGKSSDLFKAGLEDSMDAGKASYVGQDMGVEEGNLHSTIVSLPGNNELRVKDLQRQEERQPPASAVEGLPTPASTRCSARDWGDHMPCILTDEDAEDSQGIAVPFHLTLGTQKEPIAVRMSPEERAEAKNMGYMLHLLGIITPHHLTRTVLYVVLLAVLCVAVYQYGFLACFALYLCLACLLSHHREKQDLQERDRTKQSENKEYRP from the exons ATGGAGTTTGCTGGAGAATCGTTGCATTTTGGTGGCTCTGCTCCTTTGGGGAGTCATGAGAGTCAGCCCTGGGAGCAGGATATGAGAGTCGAGGCTCGACAACCCGAACGGAGAGCTTCGGTGTCCTCCGAAGAATCAGACATAGAGGCCCCTCCAGTCATTGCCAGAAAAGTGTCTTTTGCCGACGCCTTCGGGCTGGACCTGGTGTCCGTGAAGGAGTTTGACACCTGGAACACCCCGACTCCGGCTGCCGTCAGTCCATCGGACCACAGCAGCCTCCAGGACTCTGAGGAATACTGCCTCTCACACCTCTTTGCAGTGCCGTCTTCAGCGGAGGAACTGAGGCGGATACTGCAAGAACAGAAGGTCCAGCTAGAGCATGTGGAACTGCTTCCTGGAACAACATCGCTAAGGGGAACCATCAGGGTCTTGAATTTATGCTTCGACAAGCAGGTATATGCTCGGACCACTCTGGACAAGTGGGGCTCGCGCTTTGACCTGCTGGCAGAATTCGTACCGGGATCGAGCGATGGTGAGACCGACAGGTTCTCCTTCATGTTTAGCTTGATGCCCCCATCCGAGGGGCAAAGGGGTAGGGTGGAGTTCTGCCTCCGATATGAGACGACGATGGGGACCTTCTGGGACAACAACGGTGGAAGGAATTATGTGCTGTTTTATGACAGAAGGACAGTCAGAGACATGAAAGCGCAAGTTCAGGAAGAGCTTTTCCAGCCAAACAAGAAAAGCTGCCTGAAGGCCAGCAG AGACAGTCCAGCTGACTTTCATCTAGCAAAGACTCCTGTTGAAATTCCAG ATGCAACAGGAATCGACAAAGATGTGGGGTCTGCTGGGACACAGTTAGAAGAGGGCCAGGAGTCG GAGGGTTGTGACTGGCACAGCGCCCGCAGGAGCAGACGGAGGATGGCCCGGTTGGTGCAGTTACAAGACCACTTCTCACGCAGGGAGGCAGAGCCTGTGCGGGCAATCACTCCGGAACCCCCTGCAGTCGGTGTGTCACCGTCAGAGAGTGCCACTCCCTGCCCTCCCGGACAGTGCAAGAGTGACGAGCAAGCACAGTCACACCCTCAGGCTACTCTCCCACTCGGTGATGCAGATTCGAAAAGCAGACAGGCTGCTTCTATGCCAACAGACCCATGGGAATCTTTTCTCAGCATTGATAACACAGTGCACGCCACAGCACTGGAGATGGCCACTTCTTCTAGCCCCTTCTTGGATCTGCCTCCTTCCTGTTTGCAGGATGTTATCAGCCAATTAGATTTTAGCAGCAGGCCACCAGTGTTAATGGAAAACCATGAGGGATGTTGCACACGTGGGTCGGATTGGCATCCTCTCTGGGGTGACCTCGAAGTGGAGATCTGCAGGGTAAACACGAAGGGCTCATATAGCGGTAGAGATGACAGACTGCTTGGTCACGATCCTCACGTAGAGTCAGAGTCTCATGAGGGATCCTGTTCTCAAACAGAGTTATACAAGGAGGACGCAGATGTTCGGGGGAGCAGGGAGCAAGCAGGGGCAATCAGGGGGGGCGACAGCAATGCTCAGCTAAATAGTGCAGCTCTCCCTGTTGGCCATTTGACAGCGATTGCTGTAGATCATTTTCCTGTTAGTTCTCTCATGACCCCTGTTACTGGGATTCACTGTCCAACTGAGAATGACAAAGCAGGTTTCCTGCTTGGAGGGAGAAGAGGTGCTAGTGAAAAGGATGAACCTGCTGACAAGATACAAAATACAGCTGCTAAGGAAGAAATTAGCCTGGGTGAAGCAGATGATCGTTTAACTGAAAAAGACAAAATAGTGAGCTGTTCACCCGAAGTTGCTGTCAGAGAGCCAATAGACAATTTAGTTGACATCAGTCCAGGTGGGTTAGTTAACCATTCAGTCAAAATGGCAGTAGATGTATTAGTTAACCAGTCATCTGACATCAGTGCAGCTGAGCTGATTAGCAATTCCACTGAGATAAGTGCAGAAGAGCTGGTTGATAAATTAGCTAAAATCAGTACAAGTGAGTTGGTTAACCATTCAGCTGAAATCGGCGCAGATGAGAAAATTGACCATTCAGCTGAAATGACTGCATGTGAGCTGGCtgataattcagctgaaatcagTGCAGTTCAGCTGCTTCACCATTCATCTGAAATCAGTGCAGGTGAGCTGGCtgataattcagctgaaatcacTGCAGTTCAGCTGGTTGACTATTTAACTGAAATCAGTGCAAGTGAGCAAGTTGATTATTCAGtcaaccattcaaacaaaaTGATAGACAAATTACTTGACCATTCATCTGAAATCACTGCAG GTGAGCTGGCtgataattcagctgaaatcagGGCAGTTCAGCTGCTTCACCATTCAGCTGAAATCAGTGCAGATGAGCTGGTTGATAATTCAGTTGAAATCACTGCAGTGGAGCTGGTTGACTATTTAACTGAAATCAGTGCAAGTGAGCAAGTTGAttattcagtcaaaatcaccCCAAGCGATGCAGTCAACCATTCAGACAAAATGGTAGTAGACGAACTTGTTAAACATTCAGCTAAAATCAGTGCAGATGAGCATGGTGACAATTCATCTGAAATCACTGCAGGTGAGCTGGCTGATAATTCAGCTGAAAATAGTGCAGTTCAGCTGGTTCACCATTCAGCTGAAATCAGTGCTGATGAGCTGGTTGATAATTCAGTTGAAATCACTGCAGATGAGCTGGTTGAGTATTTAACTGAAATCAGTGCAAGTGAGCAAGTTGAttattcagtcaaaatcaccCCAAGCGAGGCAGTCAACCATTCAGACAAAATGGTAGTAGATGAATTTGTTAAACATTCAGCTGAAATCAGTGCAGATGAGCTGGCtgataattcagctgaaatcagTACAATTCAGCTGGTTCACCATTCAGCTGAAATCAGTGCAGATGAGCTGGTTGAAAATTCAGATGAAATCACTACAGTTGAGCTGGTTGAGTATTTAACTGAAATCAGTACAAGTGAGCAAGTTGAttattcagtcaaaatcaccTCAAGCGAGCCAGTCAACCATTCAGACAAAATGGTTGTAGACGAACTTTTTAAACATTCAGCTGAAATCAGTGCAGATGAGCATGGTGACCATTCAGCGGAAATCACTGCAGATGAGCTGGTTGATAATTCAGTCAACCATTCAGACAAAATTATAGACAAATTACTTGACCATTCATCTGAAATTAGTGCAGATGAGCTGGTtgataattcagctgaaatcacTGCAGTTGAGCTGGTTCACTATTCAGCTGAAATCAGTGTAAATGGACTCAACAAAgatgcaataaaaatgattcCAGGCAACATAACTTCAAACCAGCCAGTAGGTCATTCAGATAGAATACATCCTGGACAGGTGATAGACCATATAGTTCAATGTTATGGGGACCATTCAGAGTGGAGAGTGGATACATCAGGTACATCCCAGAGTGCAACACTACATCTCTTGAACACCAACAGTGTAGAGAGAATTTTACTAGAGTACAAGGAAGATCGTACGATGTCTCCAATTACAGACAGTCTGGTGTATAACAGAGACTGTCATACAGAGATGGACATTGTAAACATACCACAGGAGCTCAGTATCCAGGATGAGGAAAAAGAGGCCACCAGAGATGAGGGTGACTGTGGAAGATCACAAGCTAATGACCCAGATGAAAGACAACAGGTAGATGCATACAGACTTCGAGACATTGAAAAAGTGAaaagaagaatggaaaatgcatCGAGAGGAAAAGAGGGAGGAGAGGTGACCAGAGGAAGGGAGCGGTCTCATGCAGCAAGAGAAACAGTGGTCCTGCTCCATGCTAAGGGTAGGGGGTTTCTCAGCACCAAGAGCAAGGGTAAGAGTAGTGATTTGTTTAAAGCAGGGCTGGAGGACTCAATGGACGCAGGGAAAGCGTCATATGTAGGGCAGGATATGGGTGTTGAAGAGGGAAATCTGCACAGCACCATTGTGAGCCTTCCTGGGAATAATGAGCTCAGAGTAAAAGACCTCCAAAGGCAAGAAGAGAGACAGCCCCCAGCTAGTGCTGTGGAAGGCCTTCCCACACCTGCGAGTACAAGGTGCTCGGCCAGGGACTGGGGAGACCACATGCCCTGCATCTTGACAGATGAGGACGCTGAGGACTCTCAGGGAATAGCAGTGCCCTTCCACTTAACCCTGGGAACACAGAAAGAGCCTATAGCTGTCAGAATGAGCCCCGAGGAGCGAGCAGAAGCTAAGAACATGGGGTACATGTTGCATCTGCTGGGAATAATCACCCCACATCATCTCACAAGAACAGTCTTGTACGTTGTCCTGTTAGCTGTCCTCTGTGTTGCAGTTTACCAGTATGGCTTTCTGGCTTGCTTTGCACTTTATCTGTGTTTGGCTTGTCTCTTATCCCATCACAGAGAGAAACAAGACTTACAAGAAAGGGACAGAACAAAACAGTCAGAAAATAAAGAATACAGACCATGA
- the LOC125731271 gene encoding protein phosphatase 1 regulatory subunit 3A-like isoform X8, which yields MEFAGESLHFGGSAPLGSHESQPWEQDMRVEARQPERRASVSSEESDIEAPPVIARKVSFADAFGLDLVSVKEFDTWNTPTPAAVSPSDHSSLQDSEEYCLSHLFAVPSSAEELRRILQEQKVQLEHVELLPGTTSLRGTIRVLNLCFDKQVYARTTLDKWGSRFDLLAEFVPGSSDGETDRFSFMFSLMPPSEGQRGRVEFCLRYETTMGTFWDNNGGRNYVLFYDRRTVRDMKAQVQEELFQPNKKSCLKASRDSPADFHLAKTPVEIPDATGIDKDVGSAGTQLEEGQESVRCTLISHWCTHISHWCTLISHWCTLISHQCACISHWSTCISHWCTLISHWCTLISHWCTLISHQCACISHWSTCISHWYTCISRQSTHIPHQCTCISHHCTCISH from the exons ATGGAGTTTGCTGGAGAATCGTTGCATTTTGGTGGCTCTGCTCCTTTGGGGAGTCATGAGAGTCAGCCCTGGGAGCAGGATATGAGAGTCGAGGCTCGACAACCCGAACGGAGAGCTTCGGTGTCCTCCGAAGAATCAGACATAGAGGCCCCTCCAGTCATTGCCAGAAAAGTGTCTTTTGCCGACGCCTTCGGGCTGGACCTGGTGTCCGTGAAGGAGTTTGACACCTGGAACACCCCGACTCCGGCTGCCGTCAGTCCATCGGACCACAGCAGCCTCCAGGACTCTGAGGAATACTGCCTCTCACACCTCTTTGCAGTGCCGTCTTCAGCGGAGGAACTGAGGCGGATACTGCAAGAACAGAAGGTCCAGCTAGAGCATGTGGAACTGCTTCCTGGAACAACATCGCTAAGGGGAACCATCAGGGTCTTGAATTTATGCTTCGACAAGCAGGTATATGCTCGGACCACTCTGGACAAGTGGGGCTCGCGCTTTGACCTGCTGGCAGAATTCGTACCGGGATCGAGCGATGGTGAGACCGACAGGTTCTCCTTCATGTTTAGCTTGATGCCCCCATCCGAGGGGCAAAGGGGTAGGGTGGAGTTCTGCCTCCGATATGAGACGACGATGGGGACCTTCTGGGACAACAACGGTGGAAGGAATTATGTGCTGTTTTATGACAGAAGGACAGTCAGAGACATGAAAGCGCAAGTTCAGGAAGAGCTTTTCCAGCCAAACAAGAAAAGCTGCCTGAAGGCCAGCAG AGACAGTCCAGCTGACTTTCATCTAGCAAAGACTCCTGTTGAAATTCCAG ATGCAACAGGAATCGACAAAGATGTGGGGTCTGCTGGGACACAGTTAGAAGAGGGCCAGGAGTCGGTGAGGTGTACGCTCATCTCACACTGGTGTACACACATCTCACACTGGTGTACACTCATCTCACACTGGTGTACACTCATCTCACACCAGTGTGCATGCATTTCACACTGGTCTACATGCATCTCACACTGGTGTACACTCATCTCACACTGGTGTACACTCATCTCACACTGGTGTACACTCATCTCACACCAGTGTGCATGCATTTCACACTGGTCTACATGCATCTCACACTGGTACACATGCATTTCACGCCAGTCAACACATATCCCACACCAGTGTACATGCATCTCACACCATTGTACATGCATCTCACACTAG
- the LOC125731271 gene encoding uncharacterized protein LOC125731271 isoform X6, which produces MEFAGESLHFGGSAPLGSHESQPWEQDMRVEARQPERRASVSSEESDIEAPPVIARKVSFADAFGLDLVSVKEFDTWNTPTPAAVSPSDHSSLQDSEEYCLSHLFAVPSSAEELRRILQEQKVQLEHVELLPGTTSLRGTIRVLNLCFDKQVYARTTLDKWGSRFDLLAEFVPGSSDGETDRFSFMFSLMPPSEGQRGRVEFCLRYETTMGTFWDNNGGRNYVLFYDRRTVRDMKAQVQEELFQPNKKSCLKASRDSPADFHLAKTPVEIPDATGIDKDVGSAGTQLEEGQESEGCDWHSARRSRRRMARLVQLQDHFSRREAEPVRAITPEPPAVGVSPSESATPCPPGQCKSDEQAQSHPQATLPLGDADSKSRQAASMPTDPWESFLSIDNTVHATALEMATSSSPFLDLPPSCLQDVISQLDFSSRPPVLMENHEGCCTRGSDWHPLWGDLEVEICRVNTKGSYSGRDDRLLGHDPHVESESHEGSCSQTELYKEDADVRGSREQAGAIRGGDSNAQLNSAALPVGHLTAIAVDHFPVSSLMTPVTGIHCPTENDKAGFLLGGRRGASEKDEPADKIQNTAAKEEISLGEADDRLTEKDKIVSCSPEVAVREPIDNLVDISPGGLVNHSVKMAVDVLVNQSSDISAAELISNSTEISAEELVDKLAKISTSELVNHSAEIGADEKIDHSAEMTACELADNSAEISAVQLLHHSSEISADEHGDNSSEITAGELADNSAENSAVQLVHHSAEISADELVDNSVEITADELVEYLTEISASEQVDYSVKITPSEAVNHSDKMVVDEFVKHSAEISADELADNSAEISTIQLVHHSAEISADELVENSDEITTVELVEYLTEISTSEQVDYSVKITSSEPVNHSDKMVVDELFKHSAEISADEHGDHSAEITADELVDNSVNHSDKIIDKLLDHSSEISADELVDNSAEITAVELVHYSAEISVNGLNKDAIKMIPGNITSNQPVGHSDRIHPGQVIDHIVQCYGDHSEWRVDTSGTSQSATLHLLNTNSVERILLEYKEDRTMSPITDSLVYNRDCHTEMDIVNIPQELSIQDEEKEATRDEGDCGRSQANDPDERQQVDAYRLRDIEKVKRRMENASRGKEGGEVTRGRERSHAARETVVLLHAKGRGFLSTKSKGKSSDLFKAGLEDSMDAGKASYVGQDMGVEEGNLHSTIVSLPGNNELRVKDLQRQEERQPPASAVEGLPTPASTRCSARDWGDHMPCILTDEDAEDSQGIAVPFHLTLGTQKEPIAVRMSPEERAEAKNMGYMLHLLGIITPHHLTRTVLYVVLLAVLCVAVYQYGFLACFALYLCLACLLSHHREKQDLQERDRTKQSENKEYRP; this is translated from the exons ATGGAGTTTGCTGGAGAATCGTTGCATTTTGGTGGCTCTGCTCCTTTGGGGAGTCATGAGAGTCAGCCCTGGGAGCAGGATATGAGAGTCGAGGCTCGACAACCCGAACGGAGAGCTTCGGTGTCCTCCGAAGAATCAGACATAGAGGCCCCTCCAGTCATTGCCAGAAAAGTGTCTTTTGCCGACGCCTTCGGGCTGGACCTGGTGTCCGTGAAGGAGTTTGACACCTGGAACACCCCGACTCCGGCTGCCGTCAGTCCATCGGACCACAGCAGCCTCCAGGACTCTGAGGAATACTGCCTCTCACACCTCTTTGCAGTGCCGTCTTCAGCGGAGGAACTGAGGCGGATACTGCAAGAACAGAAGGTCCAGCTAGAGCATGTGGAACTGCTTCCTGGAACAACATCGCTAAGGGGAACCATCAGGGTCTTGAATTTATGCTTCGACAAGCAGGTATATGCTCGGACCACTCTGGACAAGTGGGGCTCGCGCTTTGACCTGCTGGCAGAATTCGTACCGGGATCGAGCGATGGTGAGACCGACAGGTTCTCCTTCATGTTTAGCTTGATGCCCCCATCCGAGGGGCAAAGGGGTAGGGTGGAGTTCTGCCTCCGATATGAGACGACGATGGGGACCTTCTGGGACAACAACGGTGGAAGGAATTATGTGCTGTTTTATGACAGAAGGACAGTCAGAGACATGAAAGCGCAAGTTCAGGAAGAGCTTTTCCAGCCAAACAAGAAAAGCTGCCTGAAGGCCAGCAG AGACAGTCCAGCTGACTTTCATCTAGCAAAGACTCCTGTTGAAATTCCAG ATGCAACAGGAATCGACAAAGATGTGGGGTCTGCTGGGACACAGTTAGAAGAGGGCCAGGAGTCG GAGGGTTGTGACTGGCACAGCGCCCGCAGGAGCAGACGGAGGATGGCCCGGTTGGTGCAGTTACAAGACCACTTCTCACGCAGGGAGGCAGAGCCTGTGCGGGCAATCACTCCGGAACCCCCTGCAGTCGGTGTGTCACCGTCAGAGAGTGCCACTCCCTGCCCTCCCGGACAGTGCAAGAGTGACGAGCAAGCACAGTCACACCCTCAGGCTACTCTCCCACTCGGTGATGCAGATTCGAAAAGCAGACAGGCTGCTTCTATGCCAACAGACCCATGGGAATCTTTTCTCAGCATTGATAACACAGTGCACGCCACAGCACTGGAGATGGCCACTTCTTCTAGCCCCTTCTTGGATCTGCCTCCTTCCTGTTTGCAGGATGTTATCAGCCAATTAGATTTTAGCAGCAGGCCACCAGTGTTAATGGAAAACCATGAGGGATGTTGCACACGTGGGTCGGATTGGCATCCTCTCTGGGGTGACCTCGAAGTGGAGATCTGCAGGGTAAACACGAAGGGCTCATATAGCGGTAGAGATGACAGACTGCTTGGTCACGATCCTCACGTAGAGTCAGAGTCTCATGAGGGATCCTGTTCTCAAACAGAGTTATACAAGGAGGACGCAGATGTTCGGGGGAGCAGGGAGCAAGCAGGGGCAATCAGGGGGGGCGACAGCAATGCTCAGCTAAATAGTGCAGCTCTCCCTGTTGGCCATTTGACAGCGATTGCTGTAGATCATTTTCCTGTTAGTTCTCTCATGACCCCTGTTACTGGGATTCACTGTCCAACTGAGAATGACAAAGCAGGTTTCCTGCTTGGAGGGAGAAGAGGTGCTAGTGAAAAGGATGAACCTGCTGACAAGATACAAAATACAGCTGCTAAGGAAGAAATTAGCCTGGGTGAAGCAGATGATCGTTTAACTGAAAAAGACAAAATAGTGAGCTGTTCACCCGAAGTTGCTGTCAGAGAGCCAATAGACAATTTAGTTGACATCAGTCCAGGTGGGTTAGTTAACCATTCAGTCAAAATGGCAGTAGATGTATTAGTTAACCAGTCATCTGACATCAGTGCAGCTGAGCTGATTAGCAATTCCACTGAGATAAGTGCAGAAGAGCTGGTTGATAAATTAGCTAAAATCAGTACAAGTGAGTTGGTTAACCATTCAGCTGAAATCGGCGCAGATGAGAAAATTGACCATTCAGCTGAAATGACTGCATGTGAGCTGGCtgataattcagctgaaatcagTGCAGTTCAGCTGCTTCACCATTCATCTGAAATCAGTGCAG ATGAGCATGGTGACAATTCATCTGAAATCACTGCAGGTGAGCTGGCTGATAATTCAGCTGAAAATAGTGCAGTTCAGCTGGTTCACCATTCAGCTGAAATCAGTGCTGATGAGCTGGTTGATAATTCAGTTGAAATCACTGCAGATGAGCTGGTTGAGTATTTAACTGAAATCAGTGCAAGTGAGCAAGTTGAttattcagtcaaaatcaccCCAAGCGAGGCAGTCAACCATTCAGACAAAATGGTAGTAGATGAATTTGTTAAACATTCAGCTGAAATCAGTGCAGATGAGCTGGCtgataattcagctgaaatcagTACAATTCAGCTGGTTCACCATTCAGCTGAAATCAGTGCAGATGAGCTGGTTGAAAATTCAGATGAAATCACTACAGTTGAGCTGGTTGAGTATTTAACTGAAATCAGTACAAGTGAGCAAGTTGAttattcagtcaaaatcaccTCAAGCGAGCCAGTCAACCATTCAGACAAAATGGTTGTAGACGAACTTTTTAAACATTCAGCTGAAATCAGTGCAGATGAGCATGGTGACCATTCAGCGGAAATCACTGCAGATGAGCTGGTTGATAATTCAGTCAACCATTCAGACAAAATTATAGACAAATTACTTGACCATTCATCTGAAATTAGTGCAGATGAGCTGGTtgataattcagctgaaatcacTGCAGTTGAGCTGGTTCACTATTCAGCTGAAATCAGTGTAAATGGACTCAACAAAgatgcaataaaaatgattcCAGGCAACATAACTTCAAACCAGCCAGTAGGTCATTCAGATAGAATACATCCTGGACAGGTGATAGACCATATAGTTCAATGTTATGGGGACCATTCAGAGTGGAGAGTGGATACATCAGGTACATCCCAGAGTGCAACACTACATCTCTTGAACACCAACAGTGTAGAGAGAATTTTACTAGAGTACAAGGAAGATCGTACGATGTCTCCAATTACAGACAGTCTGGTGTATAACAGAGACTGTCATACAGAGATGGACATTGTAAACATACCACAGGAGCTCAGTATCCAGGATGAGGAAAAAGAGGCCACCAGAGATGAGGGTGACTGTGGAAGATCACAAGCTAATGACCCAGATGAAAGACAACAGGTAGATGCATACAGACTTCGAGACATTGAAAAAGTGAaaagaagaatggaaaatgcatCGAGAGGAAAAGAGGGAGGAGAGGTGACCAGAGGAAGGGAGCGGTCTCATGCAGCAAGAGAAACAGTGGTCCTGCTCCATGCTAAGGGTAGGGGGTTTCTCAGCACCAAGAGCAAGGGTAAGAGTAGTGATTTGTTTAAAGCAGGGCTGGAGGACTCAATGGACGCAGGGAAAGCGTCATATGTAGGGCAGGATATGGGTGTTGAAGAGGGAAATCTGCACAGCACCATTGTGAGCCTTCCTGGGAATAATGAGCTCAGAGTAAAAGACCTCCAAAGGCAAGAAGAGAGACAGCCCCCAGCTAGTGCTGTGGAAGGCCTTCCCACACCTGCGAGTACAAGGTGCTCGGCCAGGGACTGGGGAGACCACATGCCCTGCATCTTGACAGATGAGGACGCTGAGGACTCTCAGGGAATAGCAGTGCCCTTCCACTTAACCCTGGGAACACAGAAAGAGCCTATAGCTGTCAGAATGAGCCCCGAGGAGCGAGCAGAAGCTAAGAACATGGGGTACATGTTGCATCTGCTGGGAATAATCACCCCACATCATCTCACAAGAACAGTCTTGTACGTTGTCCTGTTAGCTGTCCTCTGTGTTGCAGTTTACCAGTATGGCTTTCTGGCTTGCTTTGCACTTTATCTGTGTTTGGCTTGTCTCTTATCCCATCACAGAGAGAAACAAGACTTACAAGAAAGGGACAGAACAAAACAGTCAGAAAATAAAGAATACAGACCATGA